The following coding sequences are from one Mycoplasma mycoides subsp. capri window:
- a CDS encoding putative immunoglobulin-blocking virulence protein encodes MYFLKKKKNKILTIALVASLAASVSFGSVLYYSFSDNHISFDTSSNGITDAELAPINNAINDAIVSNRDNKLKPSEEKIIKETEKKIEEKIIIPPAKKEEKVEAAKPIPKPVVRKPETKITSPKITRRKQTITIAGIEVEAEIEGPPGFVTHQRDKDRKISNPTRPYQNHSVNKILSVKVTEELKKQVAKDALSGGNGYDEGAGLFNNSIFNVFKEEFNSGKELNDILSTLESVARQNSGAFQNTLERYKKLLDSPNVINFLKPEAQKEYPKLKSKFQTKNQEYIWLIANLDQSKFTKIASTSEKYLEKGLTISPRSAFINEAGEIDSNGWGPPDEYNTVTSRLRRDNSEYRVFDYDEYYNRSSDRIANGTYPGWVKEDVSEAYSKKYNFKASDGIRFSKLERINPNPAKGKLNSGLVLDLDVSNDEAYRRSKELIEQLQKDGEQITSYRIKNMGEKNSDQAFKDILAALPKDIQQLELFFSDKATNTASLIALENKNIKELSLYTSGNSLKKAWSYNPLALRNTTWINTIDYNVSAEYSSYDKITTRITFNTLAFDQEDFKNGSYERINDGLRMVYYARNNEPFFQGGHGPGLEPDKKLGQNSYPTGLDFSRVTGIKSLKGLRFDDDLDTSNEPRKITELTLYNNESYFEISSDELNVANLEHLSTGKGNPEKPKIHFSNGNNTTSIKITGKTKLNDEGKRNLDKYLDYNETLKNSGKQIQVPNDATELRDQLKNWGYNVVTATDRTFT; translated from the coding sequence GTGTATTTTTTAAAAAAGAAAAAAAATAAAATCTTAACAATAGCTTTAGTAGCTAGCTTAGCTGCTTCAGTTTCATTTGGTTCAGTTCTTTATTATTCATTTTCTGATAATCATATTTCTTTTGATACATCATCAAATGGAATAACTGATGCTGAATTAGCTCCAATTAATAATGCAATTAATGATGCAATAGTTTCAAATAGAGATAATAAATTAAAACCAAGTGAAGAAAAAATCATTAAAGAAACTGAAAAGAAAATTGAAGAAAAAATAATAATACCACCTGCTAAAAAAGAAGAAAAAGTTGAAGCAGCAAAACCAATACCAAAACCAGTAGTAAGAAAGCCTGAAACAAAAATAACTTCACCAAAAATAACCAGAAGAAAACAAACTATTACAATTGCTGGAATTGAAGTTGAAGCCGAAATTGAAGGCCCACCTGGATTTGTAACTCATCAAAGAGATAAAGACAGAAAAATATCAAATCCTACAAGACCTTATCAAAATCATTCAGTTAATAAAATTCTTAGTGTAAAAGTAACAGAAGAATTGAAAAAACAAGTTGCAAAAGATGCTTTATCTGGTGGTAATGGTTATGATGAAGGTGCAGGATTATTTAACAATAGTATTTTTAATGTATTTAAAGAAGAATTTAATTCTGGTAAGGAATTAAATGATATTTTAAGTACTCTTGAATCAGTAGCACGTCAAAACTCTGGTGCTTTTCAAAATACTTTAGAACGTTATAAAAAATTATTAGATTCACCAAATGTTATAAATTTCTTAAAACCTGAAGCACAAAAAGAATATCCAAAACTAAAATCTAAATTTCAAACTAAAAATCAAGAATACATTTGATTAATTGCTAATTTAGATCAATCTAAATTCACAAAAATAGCATCAACTTCAGAAAAATATTTAGAAAAAGGACTAACAATTTCTCCAAGAAGTGCATTTATCAACGAAGCTGGTGAAATTGATTCTAATGGTTGAGGACCACCAGATGAATATAATACTGTAACTTCAAGATTAAGAAGAGATAATTCTGAATATAGAGTCTTTGATTATGATGAATATTACAATAGATCATCAGATAGAATAGCAAATGGAACTTATCCAGGTTGAGTTAAAGAAGATGTTAGTGAAGCATATAGTAAAAAATATAATTTTAAAGCAAGTGATGGTATTAGATTTAGTAAATTAGAAAGAATAAATCCAAATCCAGCAAAAGGTAAACTTAACTCAGGATTAGTACTAGATTTAGATGTTTCAAATGATGAAGCTTATAGAAGATCTAAGGAATTAATAGAACAATTACAAAAAGATGGTGAGCAAATCACTTCTTATAGAATAAAAAATATGGGTGAGAAAAACTCTGATCAAGCGTTTAAAGATATACTAGCTGCACTTCCAAAAGACATTCAACAATTAGAATTGTTCTTCTCAGATAAAGCAACAAATACAGCTAGTTTAATTGCTTTAGAAAATAAAAATATTAAAGAATTATCATTATACACTAGTGGAAATTCATTAAAAAAAGCTTGATCATATAATCCATTAGCTTTAAGAAATACAACTTGAATCAATACAATTGATTATAATGTAAGTGCTGAATATTCTAGTTATGACAAAATTACAACTAGAATTACTTTTAATACTTTAGCATTTGATCAAGAAGACTTTAAAAATGGCAGTTATGAAAGAATTAATGATGGATTAAGAATGGTATATTATGCAAGAAATAATGAACCATTCTTCCAAGGTGGACACGGACCTGGATTAGAACCTGATAAAAAATTAGGACAAAATAGTTATCCAACAGGTTTAGACTTTTCAAGAGTTACAGGTATTAAATCATTAAAAGGACTAAGATTTGATGATGATTTAGATACTTCAAATGAACCAAGAAAAATTACTGAATTAACCTTATATAATAATGAATCTTACTTTGAAATTTCTTCTGATGAATTAAATGTAGCTAACTTAGAACATTTATCAACTGGAAAAGGAAATCCAGAAAAACCAAAAATTCATTTTAGTAATGGAAATAATACAACAAGCATAAAAATAACTGGAAAAACAAAATTAAACGATGAAGGAAAAAGAAATTTAGACAAATATCTAGATTATAATGAAACACTTAAAAATTCAGGAAAGCAAATTCAAGTGCCAAATGATGCTACTGAATTAAGAGACCAGTTAAAAAACTGAGGATATAATGTTGTTACTGCAACTGATCGAACATTTACATAG